The Pseudomonas azadiae genome contains a region encoding:
- a CDS encoding thioesterase II family protein, with protein MSTPTRLRLFCLPYSGASAMVYARWRRALPEWLQVCPLELPGRGMRMDEPLQRDIKALAAQLADEISHDLSGPYALFGHSLGGLLAFELAHALGARKVPAPLALFASGTAGPACRDVSEYAIEKTDEQLIARLRELQGTAEEALANPELMQLMLPILRADFLLCGSFTYGQRAPLDMPIHVFGGKQDSVRADQLLDWQIDAASGFSLDMFDGHHFFLMQHESAVLRCLRRYADEHLARWRNGSARHLAAG; from the coding sequence ATGAGTACGCCGACCCGACTGCGCCTGTTCTGCCTGCCCTATTCGGGCGCCAGCGCCATGGTTTACGCGCGTTGGCGGCGAGCGCTGCCGGAGTGGTTGCAGGTGTGCCCGTTGGAATTGCCCGGCCGTGGCATGCGCATGGATGAGCCGTTGCAGCGCGACATCAAGGCCTTGGCTGCGCAACTCGCGGACGAAATCAGTCACGATTTGAGCGGCCCTTATGCCCTGTTCGGCCATAGCCTGGGCGGCCTGCTCGCGTTCGAACTGGCCCACGCGCTGGGGGCGCGCAAGGTGCCGGCGCCGCTGGCGCTGTTTGCCTCCGGCACGGCCGGGCCGGCGTGTCGCGATGTCAGTGAATACGCCATCGAAAAGACCGACGAACAACTGATCGCCCGCTTGCGCGAACTGCAAGGCACCGCCGAAGAAGCCCTGGCCAACCCTGAGTTGATGCAATTGATGCTGCCGATCCTGCGCGCCGATTTCCTCCTGTGCGGCAGCTTCACCTATGGCCAGCGCGCGCCGCTGGACATGCCGATCCACGTGTTCGGCGGCAAACAGGACAGCGTGCGCGCCGACCAGTTGCTCGACTGGCAGATCGACGCGGCCAGCGGCTTTTCGTTGGACATGTTCGACGGCCACCACTTCTTCCTCATGCAACACGAAAGCGCCGTGCTGCGCTGCCTGCGGCGCTACGCCGACGAACACCTGGCCCGCTGGCGCAATGGCTCCGCACGGCACCTGGCTGCCGGTTGA
- a CDS encoding RNA polymerase factor sigma-70, protein MTEQVSTGRCDSPLLQAFVDNRLILVKIAARITGCRSRAEDVVQDAYFRLQSAPTITSSFKAQLSYLFQIVRNLAIDHYRKQALELKYSGTEEEGLNVVIHGASPETSHINFSTLENIADALTELPQRTRYAFEMYRLHGVPQKDIAKELGVSPTLVNFMIRDALVHCRKVSGNHSDTFARRV, encoded by the coding sequence ATGACGGAACAAGTATCCACAGGCAGGTGCGACTCACCGCTTCTCCAGGCATTCGTCGATAATCGGTTGATCCTGGTGAAGATCGCGGCACGTATTACCGGGTGCCGCTCCCGTGCCGAAGACGTAGTGCAGGACGCCTACTTCCGGCTGCAGTCAGCGCCGACGATCACGTCGTCATTCAAGGCCCAGCTCAGTTACCTGTTTCAGATCGTGCGCAACCTGGCGATCGATCACTATCGCAAGCAGGCCTTGGAACTCAAATACTCAGGGACCGAAGAGGAAGGCTTGAATGTGGTTATTCACGGCGCTTCACCGGAAACCTCGCACATCAATTTCAGCACCCTGGAAAACATCGCCGACGCCCTGACGGAGCTGCCCCAGCGCACCCGCTATGCGTTCGAGATGTACCGCTTGCACGGCGTGCCGCAAAAGGACATCGCCAAGGAGTTGGGGGTGTCGCCGACGTTGGTGAACTTCATGATCCGGGATGCGCTGGTGCACTGCCGCAAGGTGTCGGGCAATCACAGCGATACGTTCGCGCGGCGGGTTTGA
- a CDS encoding substrate-binding periplasmic protein, protein MFSPRRLAAGLTFWALGSAWCIPASAAQMVRIGAAHFPPYTVRPEQGADTGLLPQLIVALNALQTDYQFVLVPTSIPRRFRDFEQGRVDMAIFENPDWGWQEIPHVAVDLGLEDAEIFVAQREPGRGQAYFTDFKGKRLAVFSGYHYAFAHFNPDPKYMVEHFNATLTYSHDSNLLMVARGRADIALVTRSYLSDFLVRNADMAGQFLVSERIDQVYHHYALLRPKAPITGEAFSGLLKRLRDNGQMLKIFEPYRIDITPVP, encoded by the coding sequence ATGTTTTCGCCACGGCGGCTGGCTGCAGGACTTACCTTTTGGGCATTGGGCAGCGCTTGGTGCATACCGGCCTCGGCTGCGCAGATGGTGAGGATCGGCGCGGCGCATTTTCCTCCTTATACCGTGCGTCCGGAGCAGGGCGCCGACACCGGCCTGCTGCCGCAACTGATCGTGGCACTGAACGCCTTGCAAACCGATTACCAGTTTGTGTTAGTGCCCACCTCTATCCCGCGGCGCTTTCGCGATTTCGAGCAGGGTCGGGTCGACATGGCCATCTTCGAAAACCCGGACTGGGGTTGGCAGGAAATACCCCACGTTGCCGTCGACCTGGGGCTGGAGGACGCGGAGATTTTCGTCGCCCAGCGTGAGCCCGGTCGCGGCCAGGCCTATTTCACTGACTTCAAAGGCAAACGGCTGGCCGTATTCAGCGGTTATCACTACGCCTTCGCCCACTTCAACCCCGACCCCAAGTACATGGTCGAGCACTTCAACGCCACGTTGACTTACTCCCATGACAGCAACCTGCTGATGGTCGCGCGCGGACGTGCCGATATCGCCTTGGTGACCCGTTCGTACCTGAGTGACTTCCTGGTGCGCAATGCGGATATGGCCGGGCAGTTCCTGGTGTCGGAGCGCATCGACCAGGTGTATCACCACTACGCATTGCTGCGCCCGAAAGCGCCGATCACGGGCGAAGCGTTTTCCGGGCTGCTCAAGCGCCTGCGGGACAATGGCCAGATGCTGAAGATTTTCGAGCCGTATCGCATCGACATTACCCCTGTGCCCTGA
- a CDS encoding TetR/AcrR family transcriptional regulator, with protein MDEHNALRVMRTMVDGGQLTDPDSARGKLLQTAAHLFRNKGFERTTVRDLASAVGIQSGSIFHHFKSKDEILRAVMEETIRYNTAMMRACLEETTDVRERVLALIRCELQSIMGGSGEAMAVLVYEWRSLSTQSQAQVLALRDVYEGIWLQVLGEARAAGYIRGDVVITRRFLTGALSWTTTWYRAEGSLTLEQLAEEALLMVLKASPDASY; from the coding sequence ATGGATGAGCACAACGCCCTGCGGGTGATGCGCACCATGGTCGACGGCGGCCAATTGACCGACCCCGACAGCGCACGGGGCAAGTTGCTGCAGACGGCGGCTCACCTGTTTCGAAACAAGGGCTTCGAGCGTACGACTGTGCGTGACCTGGCCAGCGCCGTGGGCATCCAGTCCGGCAGCATCTTTCATCACTTCAAGAGCAAGGACGAGATCCTGCGCGCGGTAATGGAAGAAACCATCCGCTACAACACCGCGATGATGCGCGCGTGTCTTGAAGAAACCACCGACGTGCGCGAACGGGTGCTGGCGCTGATTCGTTGCGAATTACAGTCGATCATGGGCGGCAGCGGCGAGGCGATGGCGGTGCTGGTGTACGAATGGCGCTCGCTGTCGACGCAAAGCCAGGCCCAGGTGCTGGCCCTGCGCGACGTATACGAAGGGATCTGGCTGCAGGTGCTGGGAGAGGCCAGGGCGGCAGGTTATATACGCGGCGATGTGGTTATTACCCGGCGGTTTCTCACCGGCGCCCTGTCCTGGACCACCACCTGGTACCGCGCCGAGGGTAGCCTGACGCTCGAACAATTGGCTGAAGAAGCCTTGCTGATGGTGCTCAAAGCCTCGCCTGACGCAAGCTATTAA
- a CDS encoding exonuclease domain-containing protein — translation MPHWLIIDLEATTDEGGWPVTEMEVIEIGASLVNRQGRELDHFQRFVRPLRRPLLTPFCRQLTHITQANIDSAAPITEVWPLFERWLGQHRPRLEGWASWGDYDRRQLELEWQRHGLASALADTRHVNLKQRFAKARRLDKPLGLNGALQLAGMQFHGQQHRALEDARNTARLLPLILPV, via the coding sequence ATGCCTCATTGGCTGATTATTGACCTTGAAGCCACAACGGATGAAGGCGGCTGGCCCGTGACGGAGATGGAAGTCATCGAGATCGGCGCGAGCCTGGTCAACCGCCAGGGGCGCGAGCTGGATCATTTCCAGCGCTTTGTACGGCCGCTGCGCCGGCCACTGCTGACGCCCTTCTGTCGGCAACTGACGCACATCACCCAAGCGAACATTGATAGCGCGGCGCCGATCACCGAGGTGTGGCCATTGTTCGAACGCTGGCTGGGCCAGCACCGGCCGCGCCTGGAAGGCTGGGCCAGTTGGGGCGATTATGACCGCAGGCAGTTGGAGCTGGAGTGGCAGCGCCATGGCCTGGCCAGCGCGCTCGCCGACACGCGCCATGTAAACCTCAAGCAGCGCTTCGCCAAGGCCAGGCGCCTGGACAAGCCCCTGGGGCTCAACGGCGCCCTGCAATTGGCGGGGATGCAGTTCCATGGCCAGCAACATCGGGCGCTGGAAGATGCGCGCAACACCGCGCGCCTGCTGCCGCTGATTTTGCCGGTCTAG
- the ppnP gene encoding pyrimidine/purine nucleoside phosphorylase → MFKVNEYFDGTVKSIAFGTAEGPATIGVMAPGEYEFGTDQREIMHVVSGALVVKLPDAEWETFAAGSQFNVPANSKFQLKVAVDTAYLCEYRS, encoded by the coding sequence ATGTTTAAAGTCAACGAGTACTTCGACGGCACCGTCAAGTCGATCGCTTTCGGCACCGCAGAAGGTCCGGCGACCATCGGCGTCATGGCCCCCGGCGAGTATGAATTCGGCACCGACCAACGGGAAATCATGCACGTGGTCTCCGGCGCCCTGGTCGTCAAACTGCCTGACGCCGAGTGGGAAACCTTCGCCGCCGGCAGCCAGTTCAACGTGCCGGCCAACAGCAAGTTCCAGTTGAAGGTCGCCGTGGACACCGCTTACCTGTGCGAATACCGCAGCTAA
- a CDS encoding MOSC domain-containing protein, with the protein MLRLSALYRYPLKSGKAEILQQARLDKLGVDGDRRWMLVDEASGRFLTQRAVAKMSQLSALWNGSGGLTLSSPGCAPLNVALPGGDAALRGVTIWRDTLRVPDAGDEAAAWVSDFIGKPTRLVQLPLERARATDAGYGQDDDQVGFADGYPLLLIGQASLNDLCARIGRPMDMLRFRPNLVIEGGDAFAEDGWKRLRIGDVEFRVVKPCSRCILTTIDPQTGERSADREPFATLETYRKTEQGAMFGQNLVNDGNGRLEVGMPVTILE; encoded by the coding sequence ATGCTTCGTCTCAGCGCGTTGTACCGTTACCCCTTGAAGTCCGGCAAGGCCGAAATACTGCAGCAGGCCCGCCTGGATAAGCTCGGGGTGGACGGCGATCGACGCTGGATGCTGGTGGACGAAGCCAGCGGGCGTTTCCTCACGCAGCGCGCCGTGGCGAAGATGAGCCAATTGTCGGCGCTGTGGAACGGCAGCGGTGGTCTTACCCTGAGTTCGCCGGGTTGCGCGCCGCTGAACGTGGCGCTGCCCGGCGGCGACGCTGCGTTGCGTGGTGTAACCATCTGGCGTGACACCCTGCGCGTGCCGGATGCGGGCGATGAAGCCGCCGCCTGGGTCAGCGACTTCATCGGCAAGCCGACGCGCCTGGTGCAACTCCCCTTGGAACGCGCGCGGGCCACCGATGCCGGATACGGCCAGGACGATGACCAGGTAGGCTTTGCCGATGGCTACCCGTTGCTGTTGATCGGCCAGGCTTCCCTGAACGATTTATGTGCGCGCATCGGTCGCCCGATGGACATGCTGCGCTTTCGTCCCAACCTGGTGATCGAAGGCGGCGACGCCTTTGCTGAAGACGGCTGGAAACGCCTGCGCATCGGCGATGTGGAGTTCCGAGTGGTCAAGCCGTGCTCGCGCTGCATCCTGACCACCATCGACCCGCAGACCGGTGAACGCAGCGCCGACCGCGAACCCTTCGCCACGCTGGAGACCTATCGCAAGACCGAGCAGGGGGCGATGTTCGGCCAGAACTTGGTCAACGATGGCAACGGGCGCCTGGAAGTCGGGATGCCGGTGACGATCCTCGAATAG
- a CDS encoding chemotaxis protein CheV: MAGILDTVDQRTQLVGENRLEILMFRLAGRQLFAINVFKVQEVLQLPKLTLMPQRHPFVCGVVNLRGQTLPVIDLSQAIGMRPLVPGPNSTIIVTEYNRSVQAFLVGGVDRIVNMNWEAILPPPVSAGRQHYLTAISKVDDQLVEIIDVEKVLAEIVPYNAKVSREKLEDPVLERARGREVLLVDDSNVALSQLRDTLGQLGVKMHIASDGLKALNMLKGWADSGQVMTDKLLMIFTDAEMPEMDGYRLTTEIRNDPRLRKLYVVLHTSLSGSFNDSMVKKVGCDNFLSKFQPDKLVDVVRQRLMLDEVPAS; encoded by the coding sequence ATGGCCGGCATTCTCGACACGGTAGATCAACGCACGCAACTGGTGGGTGAGAATCGCCTGGAGATCCTCATGTTTCGCCTGGCCGGGCGCCAGTTGTTCGCGATCAACGTGTTCAAGGTGCAGGAAGTCCTGCAATTGCCCAAGCTGACCTTGATGCCCCAGCGTCATCCCTTCGTGTGTGGCGTGGTCAATTTGCGTGGCCAGACCCTCCCGGTGATCGACCTGTCCCAGGCCATCGGCATGCGCCCACTGGTGCCGGGGCCCAACAGCACCATTATCGTCACCGAATACAACCGTTCCGTGCAGGCGTTCCTGGTGGGCGGCGTGGACCGCATCGTCAACATGAACTGGGAAGCCATCCTGCCGCCACCGGTCAGTGCCGGGCGCCAGCATTACCTCACCGCCATCAGCAAGGTCGACGACCAGTTGGTGGAAATCATCGACGTGGAAAAAGTCCTGGCCGAGATCGTGCCGTACAACGCCAAGGTTTCCCGTGAAAAACTTGAAGACCCGGTACTGGAGCGCGCCCGTGGCCGCGAAGTGCTGCTGGTGGATGACTCCAACGTGGCCCTCTCGCAACTGCGCGACACCCTCGGCCAGTTGGGCGTGAAGATGCACATCGCCAGCGACGGCCTCAAGGCCTTGAACATGCTCAAGGGCTGGGCCGACAGCGGCCAGGTGATGACCGACAAGCTGCTGATGATTTTCACCGACGCCGAAATGCCCGAAATGGACGGCTATCGTCTCACCACCGAGATCCGTAACGACCCGCGCCTGCGCAAACTCTACGTGGTACTGCACACTTCGCTGTCGGGCAGCTTCAACGACTCGATGGTGAAGAAGGTCGGGTGCGACAACTTCCTGTCCAAATTCCAGCCCGACAAGCTGGTGGATGTGGTGCGTCAGCGTTTGATGCTGGACGAAGTGCCCGCTTCGTAG
- a CDS encoding sensor histidine kinase — MSASLKTLIARSASCSHARRWITALCLGSLLLSLWVYSHAAPLPLLAIVLNLATLAVLALQQRRSRTSIKFQPQELADRLLQVQENERHRLSRELHDDIGQLLTAAKLQSEWLKRRLPEDLQSQCTVLCDTLNETLAKVRDVSAILNPRQLASLGLEASLRAHLLKTLENTPVCWSLECQQRLTGIPEEMAVAAFRITQEAVTNMLRHAQARNLLVRLQRLPEGLSLSICDDGQGFSPAADPGLEGQRGMAGMSERVDQLGGTLSVSSQPGKGTRIDVLLPWAPRALERASSPKVFE; from the coding sequence ATGTCTGCCAGCCTCAAGACCCTCATCGCCAGGTCCGCCTCCTGCAGCCATGCACGCCGCTGGATCACCGCCCTGTGCCTTGGTTCGCTGTTGCTGAGCCTATGGGTCTATTCCCACGCCGCGCCGCTGCCATTACTGGCGATTGTGCTCAACCTCGCCACCCTGGCGGTGCTCGCCCTGCAGCAGCGGCGTTCACGCACGTCCATCAAGTTCCAGCCCCAAGAGCTGGCTGACCGCTTGCTGCAAGTGCAGGAAAACGAACGCCACCGCCTCAGCCGCGAACTGCATGACGATATCGGCCAACTCCTCACCGCCGCCAAGCTGCAAAGCGAATGGCTCAAGCGTCGCCTGCCCGAAGACCTGCAAAGCCAGTGCACGGTGCTGTGCGACACGTTGAATGAAACCCTGGCCAAGGTGCGTGACGTCTCTGCCATCCTCAACCCCCGCCAGTTGGCCAGCCTGGGCCTGGAAGCCAGCCTGCGTGCGCACCTGCTCAAGACCCTGGAAAACACACCGGTGTGCTGGAGCCTGGAATGCCAGCAGCGGTTGACCGGCATCCCGGAAGAAATGGCCGTGGCGGCCTTTCGCATCACCCAGGAAGCGGTCACCAACATGCTGCGTCACGCCCAGGCGCGCAATCTGCTGGTCCGCCTGCAACGCCTGCCCGAGGGCCTGTCGCTGAGTATCTGCGATGACGGCCAGGGCTTCTCGCCAGCCGCCGACCCAGGCCTGGAAGGCCAACGGGGCATGGCCGGCATGTCCGAGCGGGTTGATCAGTTGGGCGGCACCTTGTCGGTCAGCAGCCAACCGGGCAAAGGGACCCGGATCGACGTACTCTTGCCCTGGGCGCCCCGCGCCCTCGAACGGGCCAGTTCCCCTAAGGTTTTCGAGTGA
- a CDS encoding response regulator — MSCTLLLVDDHALIRAGVRALVQDIPGYTVIGEASDGAQLLEQFSTLLPDVVLLDLSMKHTGGLDALQQLKRAYPQSRVLILSMHTDPQLIMCALESGAHGYLLKDTTANELEHALRALCNNERYLSPAIAHTVINQALERSQGPTTPAAHSHNLTARQLEILRLIVRGKSTREIAHGLGLSIKTVEAHRSQIMKRLQIFDVAGLVLFAVREQIISLDD; from the coding sequence GTGAGCTGCACATTACTCCTGGTGGACGACCACGCACTGATCCGGGCCGGCGTACGCGCGCTGGTGCAGGACATTCCCGGCTACACGGTGATCGGCGAAGCCAGCGATGGCGCGCAGTTGCTGGAGCAGTTCAGCACGCTGCTGCCCGATGTCGTGCTGCTGGACCTGTCGATGAAGCACACCGGCGGCCTGGACGCCTTACAGCAACTCAAGCGTGCCTACCCCCAGAGCCGCGTGTTGATCCTGTCGATGCACACCGACCCGCAATTGATCATGTGCGCGCTGGAGTCCGGCGCCCATGGCTACCTGCTAAAGGACACCACCGCCAACGAGCTGGAACACGCGCTGCGGGCGTTGTGCAATAACGAACGCTACCTGAGCCCGGCGATTGCCCACACCGTAATCAACCAGGCACTGGAGCGCAGCCAGGGCCCGACCACGCCTGCGGCTCATAGTCATAACCTGACCGCTCGGCAGTTGGAGATCCTGCGCCTGATCGTGCGCGGCAAATCCACGCGTGAAATCGCCCACGGCCTGGGGTTGAGCATCAAGACCGTGGAAGCCCACCGCTCGCAGATCATGAAACGCCTGCAGATCTTCGACGTGGCGGGCCTGGTGTTATTCGCGGTGCGCGAGCAGATCATCAGCCTTGACGACTAG
- the yegS gene encoding lipid kinase YegS: MSIPKALLILHGKQALNEDVRAAVQARREQGGELAVRVTWEGGDAGRLVNEALADGYTHIIAGGGDGTLRDVAEAMALAKTDASLVLMPLGTANDFAKAAGVPLEPGPALALLDVPARAIDLGQVGGQIFLNMATGGFGSQVTANTSEDLKKILGGAAYLFTGLSRFSELKAAYGELEGPDFHWKGELLALGIGNGRQAGGGHELCPGAMADDGLLDVSILPAPQEVVGTLRELMTNGWGLDTMFVRARLPWVNIKVAQGLYINLDGEPLEGDDLHFEALPKALRVHLPVDSPLVVKADDLLAHRE, translated from the coding sequence ATGAGCATCCCCAAGGCACTGTTGATCCTCCACGGCAAGCAAGCCCTCAACGAGGACGTGCGAGCGGCCGTGCAGGCCCGGCGCGAGCAGGGTGGGGAGCTGGCGGTACGGGTGACCTGGGAGGGCGGTGACGCCGGGCGGCTGGTTAACGAAGCGTTGGCCGACGGCTATACCCACATCATTGCCGGTGGCGGCGACGGCACTTTGCGCGACGTGGCCGAAGCCATGGCGCTGGCCAAGACCGACGCCAGCCTGGTGTTGATGCCGCTGGGCACCGCCAACGATTTCGCCAAGGCCGCCGGTGTACCGCTGGAACCCGGTCCGGCGCTGGCGCTGCTGGACGTGCCGGCCCGGGCAATCGACCTTGGTCAGGTCGGCGGGCAGATCTTCCTCAACATGGCCACTGGCGGCTTTGGCAGCCAGGTCACCGCCAATACCTCGGAAGACCTGAAGAAGATCCTCGGCGGCGCGGCGTATCTGTTCACCGGGCTGTCGCGCTTCAGTGAGTTGAAAGCCGCCTATGGCGAACTGGAGGGGCCGGATTTTCACTGGAAGGGCGAGCTGCTCGCGCTGGGCATCGGCAATGGTCGTCAGGCGGGTGGCGGGCATGAGCTATGTCCTGGTGCCATGGCGGATGACGGGTTGCTGGACGTCAGCATCCTGCCGGCGCCTCAGGAGGTGGTCGGCACGCTTCGCGAGCTGATGACCAACGGCTGGGGCCTGGACACCATGTTCGTCCGCGCGCGCCTGCCCTGGGTGAATATCAAGGTTGCGCAGGGCCTGTACATCAATCTCGATGGCGAGCCGCTGGAGGGCGATGACCTGCACTTCGAAGCCTTGCCCAAGGCTTTGCGCGTGCACCTGCCGGTCGATTCGCCGCTAGTCGTCAAGGCTGATGATCTGCTCGCGCACCGCGAATAA